ATGTATCGTGTGTACGCACTTGTCGTTGCTGTACGCACCTGCAGTCACGTTACATTCTAtgcgaataatatttacgtttatgatatttataggtGCATCCGATTCATGCCACAATCGCGATTCAAGAATACGACGCGATGAAAATCCCAACAGCGATCCGATGTTGTTaggtttaatgaaatttatccgATAAGCACACATAATCTCGCTcttcattgtattattgttagcACAAATCACCAGCGAATATTCGCTCTCTTCATCTTCTTTGCGAAACGTCCTCTTTCCCGCAACATCGGGatgagattgtaaaattgcgcgtttcaaatatctatctatatcacGCAATTCATACAATCCTTCCGGAATCATAATTTCCTTGTCGTCTTTGtcatagtaaaatttgttattcgataaatttacattaggtatggcataatatgtttcaaaatctgtGAGGCCGAGCTCGTAATCGCCATCGCTCAAATCTACGGCTGGAAAATAGCTTACCGCGAGGATGCTACTCTTGCCGGTTAGCGTAAACGTCAGTGACTTATTGAAACGAATACTGAGTTAAATTGCACAATGTTagcctttaaattgattattaactgtTTGGAGAAAACGCAAACACAGTTGACCGCAGTTGCTTTGATCGTAACGTTGGTATGGCGTGTGATTGTACTCGATCCGCTTTACATCTAAATATTGCACCAGTTCTTTCGGCGGTCTAAGATTGCCGAAACTATCAAAGTATATAGCGCGATCTCCCCTCTTTGCGTATGCCACCCAGTGTATACCCGATCCTTCAgcattatctaaatttacaataccaCTCTCGTTTCGATATGCTCCAGCCGTTGGTAATACCGTACGCATAAAAATTCCTCTAAAGTATGgaatgcgcatacgttttGCTAGCTGTAACATAATTGTATGTTGGTAGTTACATCTTTCGGCATTTTTAACGTctttttgacgttttttttttcttttcatcaaAACTCCTTGTCCACGCTTGTATGGAGCGAGATAAACTCCATGACCTTCCATGACGTGATTatgacgtttcaattcttTCAGCTGACGCTGCGCTGCTTTGTTATCATTCACAACTTTCGCAACTCCCGCCGCTCCGCCGACCAACGACCCGAGAACTCCCAATAGCGGTAAAATGGGTAAAACACCTCCGCGTTTCGCTACCGGAAGTATTCGTTTACtcgctcttttctttttatctctttttttctttttcaagccCATACCGATTTTCATCTTAGTCTTCATAGCTGCCCAAACGGTTGCTGCTGCAGCTCTTTCTCCGAAAGTCGAATCGTTCGCTGTAATGCGTTTTCGCGCTTCCGCAGCGAGTATATTGTCAGCTGCGTGTCTGTCGGTGAGTTCGTTGCTCCGGGAGTACACAATGTCGTGTTCGCGACACGCCACGTCCAATGGATTAATACCCCGATCGCCTCTGGCCAATCGCTTTTTCAGCGATTTCTAGTACCCGGACCGCAAAATTGATATCCAGGTATATGCAGTTCAAAAGGAAGCGCATTTATCGCACGATTTAACAAGCCGCGACCTACCGCTGGCATTCGCGACAATTCTTTATCAACGGTGCGAGGCTGTCGATGTGCGTCTGCTGCCACGATTGATTATAATGCTCGTAACAGCGACGATAGCTTTGAACCTCTGGATCAGTCTTTATATGTTCCGGAAGCCTATCCCACACGTGTTCGATATAGTTGCCACACACGCGTAGCAAAATAGGTTTCGATACGAATTCTAACTGTTCGGCGCTCAAATCGAGTATATCAGAGGGATGTGACaatatgagaaacattttacatactgAACAATTTTGCTCGACGCGTCTCTATAAATAGATCggtcttaatataatttttatcagttcTTATGAGAGGGGAAAAATATGCGGTTCGTACAACATTCACCCgcgattaaaataacaaatttcgaTGACAGGATAATGTCCGAACGAAAGATACGGAGACATGGAAACATGTTGCTGAGTTCTATACGCGGTATAATTTGCGGTCCGTCAAATTGTGGCAAGacaaacgtattaataagctTGTTGGAAAGTCCGCATGGAGTACGTTTTgagaatgtgtatgtgtactcgaaatcattacaacaaccgaaatatcgatatttggaaaatttattgacaccGATTGAAGAAGTTAGTTATTTTGCATTCTCCAATAACTGTGATGTCATTCAGCCGAGTGAAGCGCTTccgaattccatttttatctttgatgacgtggcgtgtgataagcaagatacgataagagaCTACTTTGCAATGGGGCGACACGTGGACGTCGATTGCTTCTATCTCTGTCAGACGTACGCAAAGATAccgaaacatcttatacgcgacaatgcgaatttgctaattttattcaagcagGATGGTACTAATCTAAAACATGCGTACAACGATCATGTAAATACCGATATGTTTTACGAggattttaacaatttatgtCATACTTGTTGGCAACAAAAGTATGGATTTTTAGTGATAGATAAGAATAGTGCGCTCGCTAATGGACGGTATCGAAAAGGATTTAATGACTTCGCAATACCATAAAGCAGTTAGTTGTTTTCGATACGTTGACCAAGTAGCGTTTCTCAACATGGATAACACAGATAACAGTAAGAATCGTGAGAAGATTGTGAAAGAAATTGCGAAAACGAGTGATTCAATTCgcaaaaaatatcgcgctttGAAAGCGGGTAAAGTGCAAGAAGAGATGGCGTTGGAGACACTTTAAGCCCTTTGTCGAACCATTAAAACAGATTATTGAAAACACCGTTGGTGATGTATCAGATCCGATTAAGAATGAAACGTTCTTTTCGGGGGAAGACGAATACTCAGAACCAAAACCGAAACGAAAGCGATTAAACGCTTCGCTTAACAATTCTATAATGACCTCTACtcctattaaaaaaatgaaacgatCAAAAACTGTACCaactaatttgaataaaacatCGCAAATATTACATGATAGCGATTTATCATACAGTCATGTGCCTTCTGTCGAAGAAGTTTTTGAAGTCGCAGCCAATGAATCGCTTGGGATGTCTATTCGACAACAGTTGGAAACGCGAGAAGGACGTGAAAAGTTGCATGCACACTATGGTCCATTAGGTCAAAAATATATGGGAGCTGTTCTGAGTGGTAAAAAACCAGTCATCAATAAACGATACGTGCAGCAGaccgtgaaaattttaaaggatcGACAGGATGAAATCGAGAGGAAGATTGAGGCACTTCAAAGTAGAGTGGAAATCACAGCTCATATGCTAAACGAGTTTCAAAGACAGCTCGACGCGGTGACTCATCGTGCAGAGTAAAAAAGTCGATACATCGAATATATGTgtcatttacatattatactcCAAACATGTCTGAGAAACAATTGCTGGTTGAGGAGTTGCATGCTccggcgagaagaaattttcttcGAAGACATGTCATAGTTCGCGGATATGATGACCTGTGGCAGGCGGATGTGGTTGAGATGCGTCCTTACACGCGATTTAACCGAGGTTATCACTACATACTCACCGTTATCGACGTGCTGAGCAAGCATGCATGGGCTGTGCCGCTTAAGGCCAAGAGTGGTAGCGAAGTTGCTATTGCGATTGCAAAGATAATTCGGAAAGATGAAAGATGtccgaaaaatttgcaaacagacaaaggaaaggaattttataacgcaaacgtgcagaaactattaaaaaaacatgatattaatcattattctacgTACTCCATAATGAAAGCATCAGTTGTCGAACGCTTTAACCGCACATTAAAAAACGTTATGTGGAAACAATTTACACTCAATGGAAATTATAGATTGCTCGATCTGCTGCCACGTCTCGTGTCAGATTACAATGTACGAAAGCATCGAACTATCGGCATGCGACCCATCGATGTTACGCCTGCAATCGCTAAAAAACTCTTAACCACTGTGTACagtcacataaaaattgcagCACCCGCGCGATTTAAAGTAGGTGACTCGGTGCGCGTCAGCAAATTCAAAAGTGTTTTTGAGAAGGGCTATACACCAAATTGGACTacggaaatatttaaaattatcaaagtaCAAAGCGTACCAATCCTGCGACATATGTACTGGAAGATTCCTGTGGAAAACCTGTCGCTGGAGGATTCTACGAATATGAGCTGCAGCGTGCTGCAAATCCTGACGTgtatcttgttaaaaaaatattacgcagAAAAGGAGATGAGGTTTATGTCAAGTGGTTGGGATTCGATGGAGCGCATAATTCATGGATACATAAAAgcaatgttatttaatccatataaaaattgtttttattatatacataaaagtacaatgtaaccgtataaacataaaatacattattaattttatattatgcgagatttctttatcatccttccattatcgttaatacattcttattattaatacttgtactttattaatacttttacataaaaatatgaatgaaattataatgtaaaattataaaatgtgtatataaaatataaaatattatagcggTATTCGATAATGTCCTCACGGTAACGTTTCAACTGAATCGGGTATAAGGTATCTCTTATCGTCGTACGGACTCAAAACAATTTTCGTTTCGGACACCGTATATACTTCATGCATCTTGGATCTTATGCATGATTGGCGGCGCGTCATCTCAATCTCATCTCTCAAACACTGGGTGTAATCATCAAACGTTATGGTTCGCGCTACTACACTATTCTTGACACTTTTCGCCTTTTTCGTATCCTTCTTTCCATCCACCTTCAACGCATACATCTTTGCTCTAAGTCCAACGAACTCGGTCATTATTATACCATTGTTCTCATCTTTCATTAGACCcggaacttttttattctcaagaggcataccgtacgcgttgtcgactggataatcgctcgtgtcAAACTTAGCGATATCGCGTTTCATCGTCTCGTAAATATCCTCACACTCGACGAGGTATATAAGACTGTCAGTGTCGGTGTACATGACGCTACATTTGTCACGATATAAAGGTAGCATGTATTCGTGGTGAAATTCATATAGACAcgtcttagaaatatctagGATACACATACCTACGTAAATcggcttatataattttacctcGAGTTTTTTAAGTTCAACGGCGATTAAATTTTCCGCAAAAATACTTCGACTATGAAAATTTGGTTTCGCGATCATTGTCTCCACACCATACCGCCCCGCCCATGTCGTCAACAATTTAACGTCAACATGATTGCGCACATTCTCCATGGTTTTACCAAACAccgcattattcattaatttatacaaatttttttcgaaatcattTTTAGCGATGGTTCGGAATTGTGTGTTTAACTCTATGTACTTACAGAGCCATGGAGATTGTGCGAATTTTAACACACGGTGTATCTTCGCGATATGAAGACGCGTGCACTGCTGCAGGTTGCGGTAGTGGATGACGTAACGTTTCTTATCATACAAGGTcgctaaaagtttatattcacGCTTGCCTGGCGGTTTATCGCATGTCGGGCAGAAAGGTAGGTCAGTGTGCTCATCGTGAAGGTCTCGAGGATACTCGAGCTCAACTTCGAGAATGTATCCCATTGGTGAATCAGGAGCGATCGCACACACGTCAAAATTTGAGACATCTTTGACCCATTGAAATTCTCCATAGGGCAACGGTTGACACATTGCCCATCCGTacaaattattgacgtcaaagtACATAAGATATGAGGATGGTTTTAATGGGTCGTACGTCTGCATGTACTTGTTATTGGCTCGCGCATGTCTGCCTGAACATTGACTGAGGCCACCGCGTATACCGCATTCTATAAACATTACCATGTCAATGTCAGTAAGCAGTTCGAAAGTGATGTTGGTGTATTTTAACATAGCATCCCACGTGTATCCGGGGAGAGTGTAATAATGTGCGGGATCGAGGCCATAACTTTCTAAGCATTTATcgcggaaattttcaaaaatatcagctaataataaaacatctgttttcaaatatagatcACTATATTCACCCAATGTTCGAATGGAGAATCGCTTCCAGACATTCTCGGCGTGCgcgtaatcgctctcggatacAGTATCACCGATCAGggaactgaaaaataattcgcgCGGCGGTAAACATATGTCCTGCAGCTTGTCCACGCAATCCACGTACTCGTACGGAAATACACCTTTTCGTGTCAATAAATCGAAATTTTCGTCAGacaagtgtaaaaatttggaacgtacaatttttattttttctttacctaGAAACGATGCCAATTTTTCGagactagtatttaaaaatttatatgaatctataaaccgtagttttatgtaattgtgtgGATTTAATTTATCGGCTGTGTCTATAACATGTTTTGTGaaagaaatgtacttttctttcGTGATGGGGAGTATGTCGGTCTTCCCTTTGAACGCAGTGGCTATTtccttaataatgaaatgtgaATCGTATCcagataaattatgaaaaataattggcatatatgatacatttcgataatttaGATTACAAAGAGAATGTGCTGGACCGCGGTAACGACCGGTCAGGTGACAATGATCGCACACCCGCGTATCGTCTGGTGCAAACGGCTTATCGCAGATATGACACCGCGTCGCGCTACGGTATGCCTCCAATTGTTCTTTCGATAACGTTTCCATGGGGACATTAGTGGATAAATGAGTTTTAACATTATGCTAATTCTTCGATTTGTTTCGTGAACCACGCGATGCAATCTTTATCGCGACGAAACCTATACGTAGATAACGCGTCGTCGTACGAGCATCGCACGTAGTATCCGATGCTGAATACTTCGTGTTGTTGATATGTGTACGACGCTTGCTCTGTATCATGTTGCGTCTTCCGTAGCACACACTCAAGGTCCGCGTAGACGATAAAGGGCACTCGTTCCTTGTGGTTTACGTTCTGAAAATTTAACCACTTGTCTTCAGCGGGCAGTGTGATAGCGCAGTCGTTCATCGTCTGGCAGTCCATATCATGTGATTGCAGCCTCTCGCAAGACGAAAAATAGTTCAAGcatctgtaaaaaattatggaaacaTTTACTTTTTTGCTAGATCATGAAAGTTTTTTGCATGAGAATATAGTATACATACcgatcacaaatgtatttcttgtgcTCCTTTTTACTCAATTGGGAGCTGACGAGGCGGGACAGATTTCTTATCCAAGCAAAATGACCCACGCTGTCTTCGCGCAGATTTtgcaagtataataaattgacatgCCTCTCTTTTTTGTCGTTGGAGAGTCGCAGCGGAAGAATCTTTAGCAGCGCCATTTCCTTTTTCATCCCGTTGATCGATACATTGTTAAGACTCTCAAATTTCCCAATGTCCTTTAGTGTAACGGGAAACGCAATGTCGTCAAACTTTAGAACTGTTATATAATGCGGATATGATGACTCCCTTTCTGAATTTCTTTCGGCAGGGTGTAGCGCAGCGACCACTGACCACGCGAAGCATGCATTGTCCTTTGAATTAACGTTCACTACCGCacgtttcattattatttctcgCGGTAATGTCACGTGACACCCCGCATGTAAGGgattgtacttatttatatttagagtcAAATTGAGAATTCGCGACAGCGCCCACCCGCTATCACGTTCTTGAAACTCTTCGAGTGATGCTAATGTGGGCTCGATAACGCGTCGCTCATACCACTCGTCCAAATCTGACGTTTGaaataattcacaatttttagtgtttatacttttgtttgCACGTTTATCACCCGTTACAAACACACCATTAAACGCAGTAATTACTTTCACACTATTGTGTTTTTCTAGAGTGTCCCGCACTCGCTCAAGCACTATACCACCTGCATCTTCTAAAAACGTTCGCGGTTCGATATAATTGGAATTTATCACCACACCTGTCTGAATGCGATTCTCAAACGCTGCATCTATTTCCCGCCACACGAATTTATTCGCGTTATTACTAGTGCTCGCGTAATTACCGCCTACATGTACAAAACGTCtttgtaataatgttttttcacTCTCGTGTCGCGCG
Above is a window of Monomorium pharaonis isolate MP-MQ-018 chromosome 10, ASM1337386v2, whole genome shotgun sequence DNA encoding:
- the LOC118647764 gene encoding uncharacterized protein LOC118647764, whose protein sequence is MSEKQLLVEELHAPARRNFLRRHVIVRGYDDLWQADVVEMRPYTRFNRGYHYILTVIDVLSKHAWAVPLKAKSGSEVAIAIAKIIRKDERCPKNLLLDLLPRLVSDYNVRKHRTIGMRPIDVTPAIAKKLLTTVYSHIKIAAPARFKVGDSVRVSKFKSVFEKGYTPNWTTEIFKIIKVQSVPILRHMYWKIPVENLSLEDSTNMSCSVLKGDEVYVKWLGFDGAHNSWIHKSNVI